GGCCGGCCGGCACCGTGGTGTTCGAGGTGGACCAGCCTGCGGTGCTGGAGTTCAAGACCGGCACGCTGGCCGGGCTCGACGCCGAGCCGGCCGCCGAGCTGCACTGCGTGCCGATCGACCTCCGGGAGGACTGGCCGAAAGCCCTGCGTGACAACGGCTTCGACCCCGCAGTTCCGACGGCCTGGATCGCCGAGGGCCTGCTGATCTATCTGCCGCCGGAAGCCCAGGACCGGTTGTTCGACAACATCACCGCGCTCAGCGCCCCGGGCAGCCGGCTGGCCACCGAGCACATGGACGCCGCCTCGCTCACGGACAAGTGGTCGCAGCGGGTCAGCGAGTGGTCCAAGAAGGTCGGGTCCGACGTGGACCTGATGGACCTGTTCTATTCGGGTGAGCGGACAGCCGCCCGCGACTACCTCACCACGCTGGGGTGGGACGCCACCGTGCAATCCACCCGCGCGGCCTACGAGTCGCACGGCTTCCCCTACCCCGAGGAGCTCGCCGATCTCGCGGGCGATTCTGGTTATCTGTCAGCAACACTGAAGACACCGAACTAGACGGCCGGGAGGCGCACGATGGCACGCACCGATGGCGACAGCTGGGATCTGGCCTCCAGCGTCGGCGCGACCGCAACGCTGGTGGCCGCCGGGCGGGCCATCGCCAGCCAGGACTCCCACGGGCTGATCGATGATCCGTTCGCCGCGCCGTTGGTCCGCGCGGTGGGTATCGACGTGTTCACCAAGATGGTCGACGGTGAGCTGAGCCTTGAGATGCTGGGGCAGCTGGCACCGGACGCCGCCGACCGGGCCCGCGCCAACATCGACGAAATGGCGGTGCGGACCCGGTTCTTCGATGACTACTTCATTGCCGCCGGCAAAGCGGGCATCAAGCAGGCGGTGATCCTGGCGTCCGGGCTGGATTCACGTGCGTACCGGCTGCCCTGGCCCGACGGCACCGTGGTCTACGAGATCGACCAGCCCGAGGTGATCGAGTTCAAGACACGCACGCTGGCCGGTCTCGGCGCGGAGCCCACGGCGGAACGGCGCACGGTACCGATCGACCTGCGCGACGACTGGCCGGCCGCGCTGCGGGCAGCGGGATTCGATCCGGCCGCCCCGACCGCGTGGTGTGCTGAGGGGCTGCTGATCTATCTGCCTCCGGAGGCACAGGACCGGCTGTTCGACAATATCGCCGCCCTGAGCGCACCCGGCAGCGCCGTGGCCACCGAGTTCGTGCCCGGGCTCAAGGATTTCGACCCGGAGAAGGCCCGCGCCGCCACTGCGACGTTCACCCAGATGGGGTTGAACATGGACATGCCGTCGCTGATCTACCACGGCGAGAGGCATTCGGCTGCCGACTATTTGAATGCCAAGGGCTGGCAGATGACGGGTGTGGTCCGTTCGGAGCTGTTCGTCCGCCACGGTCTGCCCGTTCCCGACCGCGACGAGAACGACCCGATGGGCGAGATCGTCTACATCAGCGGCACTCTGAGCTGACACCCCGCGTATGAAGCACCACGGCGGAAAATCGGCCTTGAGACCGCCACCACGCTTCATACGCGGAACGCGCTGCGACACAAACGATCACGAACCCTTGGCGAAGCGCAGCGTCTCACCTCTGGCTCCGCCCATCCACAGGTCCTGACACGCGGCCGCCATGTCGTCGAGCCCGTCGATGATCTCGCCGAACACGTTGCCGGGCACCCAGCCCTGGTCTCCGTTGATCAGCAGGTTGTTGCGACCGTAGAACAACGCCAGATCGACGATCGCGCCCTTGGTTCCGGTGCCGGCACTGTTCTCGTAGCCGTACGCGGGGTTGCCCAGGTCGTCGGAGTCGAACGAGAACCAGCACAGGTCACCGGGTATCGGGGTGACCGTGGTGTTCTCCTTGCCCGGGTCGGCGCCGAACGCCGGCAGCAGAGTGTAGATCTCGTTGCGGGCGTACTTGCCGTGGAACACCTGCGCGGCCAGCGGCAGGGCATCCCACACCGCGGCGCAGGTGCGTGGCGCCGCTTCGTCGAGAAGCCGGGCCACGCAACTGACGCCACGCTTGTCCAGCGACACCGTGATCAACCGGCTCATGAAACCTCCTCTGCGAGCATCGCGGGCACGCGGCGATGCCAGTCGGTGACGCCCTGGTATGCCTGCCCGACGCGCAGCACCAGCGCATCGGCATGACGCGGACCCACGATCTGCAACCCGATCGGCAGGCCGCTCGAGCTGAACCCGCACGGCACCGAAAGTGCCGGCTGCTGAGTCAGATTGAACGGATAGGTGTAGGGCGTCCAACTCGTCCAGTCCGGTGAGGACGATCCGTCGGGCACATCCTGGCCGACCGGAAACGCGGTCAGCGGCAGCGTCGGGGTGACGAGGACGTCGTAGGTCCGGTGGAACCGGCCCATCAGTTCCCCGAGCTTCATCCGGACGGCGGTCGCGTCCAGATAGTCCGACGCGGTGAAGCTCGCCCCGGTCGTGGCCGTGCGTCGCAGGCCGGGATCGACACGTCCGGCGTCGGGCCCATCCAGCTTGCCTTCCAACACCTTTGCCTCGCCGGAGAACCACAGCACGTGGAAGGCATGCACCGGGTCGGCGAAGCCCGGGCCGGCCTCCTCGACGTGGGCCCCCGCCGCGGCGAGCATCTCGACCGCGGCCCGCACCGCGGCGTCCACCTCAGGGTCGTTGACGCCGAAGCCGAGGTCCGGCGAGTAGGCGACGCGTAACCCGGCGATGCCACCGTCGAGGGCAGACCCGAAAGACGAACTCGGAGAGGGCATCGCTGACCAGTCGCGAGCGTCGAACCCGGTGATCACGTCCAGCAGCGCGGCAACGTCGGCGACCGTCCGGGCCATCGGGCCGGCGTGCGAGAGCGTGCCGAACGGGCTCGGCGGATACAGCGGGATGAGGCCGTAGGTCGGTTTGAGGGCGACGGTGCCGGTGAACGCGGCGGGGATGCGCACCGAACCTCCGCCGTCGGTGCCGACCGACCAGGGGCCCATCCCGAGGGCCACGGCCGCCGCGCTGCCCCCACTGGATCCGCCCGCGGTCATCGCGGGATTCCACGGGTTGCCGGTCGCCCCGTACCGCGGCGAGTCGGTCACGCCTTTCCACGAGTACTCCGGTGTGGTGGTCTTCCCGAGCAGCACCGCACCGGATTCCCGCAGCCGCGCCACACTGGGCGCATCCTCCTGCCAGGGTCCCGCGTCGTCGATGAGCCAGCTGCCCCGCAGGGTCGGCCATCCGCTGGTCCACAGCGCATCCTTGATCGACGTCGGGATCCCGTCGGCCGGACCGAGCGGATCTCCCTTGTACCAACGTTTTTCGGATTCTCGCGCGGAGGCCAGTGCACCGTCGGAGTCGACGAGCACGAAGGCATTCACCGCCTCGTCGTGGCGGTCGATCGCGGACAGGGCCGCCTCGGTCGCCTCTACCGGGGAGAGGGTCTTGGCGCGGTAGGCCTCGAGCAGTTCGACCGCCTGGGGGACCGTCACGGCCTGCCGCCCGGCACGTATCCGAGCTTCTTGTCCACGATGTTGACCAGCGGCTCTCCCGCCAGCCAGCGTCGCGCGTTGTCGGCGAACTGGGCGGCCAGGACGTCGCGGAAGCCTTCGACGTCGCCGGACATGTGCGCGGTGATGACGGCCCCGGGCGCGTCCCACAGCGGATGTTCGGCGGGCAGCGGCTCGGTGCTGAACACGTCGAGGGTGGCTCCGCCGATGCGGCGTTCGGTCAGCGCGGCCAGCAGCGCGCCTTCGTCGACGATGGGACCGCGCGCGATATTGACAAGGTGTGCATCGGGTTTCATCGCCTTGAGCACGGCCTCGTCGACGAGCCCCCGCGTCTGGGGGGTGAGCGGCGCGGCCAGCACGAGGTGATCGCACCAGCCGACGGCCTCGGCCAGATCGTCGGTCGCCACCACCGTGCCGAGATCAGGATCCTCGTCGACGGCCACGCGACCGGCACCGCGCACGGACAGCCCGGCCGCCCGCAGCAGGCGGGCGATCTCGCGGCCGATCCCGCCGGTCCCCACCACGAGTGCGCGCGCGCCCGCGATGCTGCGGGTCTCGCGGTAGCGCCACTCGTGACGACGTTGGTGGTCGTAGCCGGCCTGGCTGCCCTTGGCATACGCGATCACCGCGCCGAGCACGTATTCGGCTATGGGGCGGTCGAATACCCCGCGGGCGTTGGTGACCACGACGTCGGATCCCCGCAGCTCGTCGAACAGCAGTGTGTCGACCCCGGCCGCGGCGATGTGAATCCACTCGAGCGCGTCCGCATGCGCCCACACCTCCCGCAGTGCGGTGGAGAAGTAATCCCACAGGAACACCGCCTGTGCACCCGCCACGGCCTGTCCCAGTCCGGCCGCGTCGCAGTAGCGGAACTCCGCGTCCACGTCGTCCAGGCCGGGCACCCGGTCGGTCTCACGCTCGCACAACACCGCGATCACCGGGCGGGCTGCGTGGGGCGGCACCATTCCGAGGCTAGGAACACGCTCGTAGGATTGTCAACAATCTGTTGCCGGTTTGCCCTCTCGGCCTCACACTGTGGACATGACGCTCGAGGATGTCGTTCCTCCCCCACCGTTGCAGCAGGTGGGGATCGGTGTCGTGACGCCTCACGACTTCGCGCTCGACCGCGAACTGTGGCGCTGGGTGCCCAACGACGTCAGCCTCTACGTCACGCGGTTGCGGTACGCCCCGATGCAGGTCACCGTCGACATGGCGGTGCATGTCTCCGAACCCGAGCAGGTCGAGGCCGGCGCCGCGAACGTGCTCGCGGTGGCGCCGCTGGTGACGGCGTACGCGTGCACTGCGGGAAGCTTCGTCAAGGGAATGGCAGGCGAGGCCGCACTGGTCGCGGCGATGCGCGCGGCCGGAGCCCCGGCCGCCGTGACCACCAGTGGATCCATGCTCACCGCACTCCGCCACCTCGGCGTGCGCACGGTCGCCACCGTCACGCCGTACACCGCCGATCTCACGAGCGGGCTGACCAGTTATCTCATGGAGGCCGGGATAGAGGTGGCCGCCACCGCGGGCCTCGGCATGACGTCGCGGATCTGGGCGGTGCCGTATGCGACCACAGCCGAGTTGGTGTGTGCCACCGATTGTCCCGACGCCGAGGCCATCGTCATCAGTTGCACGAATCTGCCGACCTACGATCTGATCGCCCCGCTGGAGCGCGAGCTCGGCAAGCCGGTGGTCACCGCCAACCAGGTGACGATGTGGGCGGCCCTGGCCGTCGCGGGCCGCAAGGCCGTCGGCGCCGGTCAGCGGCTGCTGGAAACCTGAACGCGGGCAAGCGACACGGACACCATCGAAAGGAAAAGCATGGCGACGGTGGGGATCCTCTATCCCGGCCACAGCGCCGAAGACGACTTCGACGCATTGCAGGCACGGCTGCCCGCGACGCTCAGCTTGCCGGTCGCGATCACCTCGGTCGGCGAGGACGCGCATCGCGTCGACGCCCTCCTCGACCTCGGCCGGACCGAGCGCCTCGCCGACGGTGTCGTGCGGCTGAGGACGGCGCGGCCGGATTCGATGATGTGGGCATGCACGTCGGGCAGCTTCGTCTTCGGCCGCGACGGTGCCCGACGCCAGGCCGACGAGGTGGCGGCGGCGTCCGGAGTCCCTGCGTCGTCCACGTCAATCGCCTTCGTAGATGCTTTGCAGCACTTGGGAATACACCGAGTGGCGGTGGCCGCGTCCTATCCTGAGGACGTCGCGGCGCACTTCGTCGCGTTCCTGGCCGACGGCGGCGTCGACGTGGTGTCGATGGGCAGCCACGGCATCGTCACCGCGGCCGAGGTGGGCCGGCTGGAACAGGCGCAGGTGCTCGCGATGGTCACCGCGGCCGACCACCCCGATGCCGAGGCCGTACTGGTGCCCGACACCGCGATGCACACAATGAGTTTCATCGATCAGCTGGAATCCGCTGTCGGCAAACCGGTGCTCACCGCGAACCAGGTCACGGTCTGGAAGGGGCTGCAGCTGATCGGCCCGGTGCCGTCGCTCCCCGGGCTGGGCCACCTGTTCGGAGCCAGGCCGTGACCGACTTCATCAGTCCCGTCGAGCAGGAATCGACACCGAGCATCGTCGCCGAAAAGCTCAGGCAGGCCATCGCGTACGGCGCACTGACACCGGGCACGCAACTGGGCGAGGCCGAGCTGGCGCGCAAGCTCGGAGTCAGTCGCGGACCCCTGCGCGAGGGAATGCAGCGCCTCACCCAGGAAGGTCTGCTGATCGCGATCCGCAACCGCGGAGTGTTCGTCAACACCATGGACGCGAGCGAGATCCGCGACATGTACCTGGCTCGCGAGGCGATCGAGCGGACGGCGAGCCGCCAGATCCTGCAGGGCGACTACGCGAGCGCCGGGGACGCCCTACTCGCCGTGGTCGACGAGATGGCAGCGGCCAAGGACCTGGACGAGGTCAGCGAGGCCGACATGCGCTTCCACGAGGTGCTCGTCGAACTCGCGGGCAGCCCACGGCTGTCCCGGCTGCACCAGACCTTCCTGGTGGAGACCAGGATGTGCGTGCACGCACTGGCCGACACCTACGACGCCCCCGCCGACCGGGTCAGTGAGCATCAGACCCTGGCCGGCGCCATCCGCTCCGGTGACGTCGCGCTCACCGACAAGCTGATGCTGGCCCACATGGAGGACGCCGTCGAACGGCTGATCGCCCGGCTACCGGTCGGCGGACGCGGCTGACGTGCCTGCCCCGGTCCCCGTCACGGCCTCTGGTTCCGGCTCGGTCTCGTAATCGAGTTGGGGCGGCGCTTCCGGTGTCCCGGGGATCTCGGTGCCGCTGATCGGGCACCGGGCGGTCTCGGGCACCTTGATCAGCGCGACCATCCCGATCACGCAGGCGATCATCATGTAATAGGCAGGCACCAGTTGGTCGCCCGTCTTCGCCACCATCCAGTCGTTGATCGCCGGAGCCGTGCCGCCGAACAGCGAGGTCGACACGTTGTAGGCGATGGCGAAACCGGCATAACGCACCTGAGTGGGGAACATCGCCGGGAACGTCGCGGAGATGGTCGACAGCTGGGGCACATAGAGCAGGCCCAGCACCGCGAACGCGATGATCGCGCCGACCATGTTCGTCGACATCAGCAGGAACATCGGGATGCCCGCGACGAACAGGCCGATCAGGGAGACCCACCACATCGGTTTGCGACCCACCCGGTCGGAGATGTGGCCGGCGAACGGCAGGAACACCATCATCGACAACATGCCGATGATGGGGACCACCAAGGAGTGGCTGCTCGACAAGCCGATCGTCTGTTCCAGGTACGTCGGCATGTAGGTGAGCAGCGTGTAGTTGACCACGTTGAGCGCGACGACCAGACCGCCCAATCGCAGGATGGGGCCCCAGTACTCGACCACGAGATCCTTGAGCTCAGACGCGGGCCCGCCTTCCCGCTCCCCCTTTGATTCGAGTTCGCGGAAGATCGGGGTGTCCTCCAACTTCGAACGCAGGTAGACACCAACGAGGCCGAGCGGGGCCGCCACGAGGAAGGGCAGTCGCCAACCCCATTGCCCCATCTGGTCATCGGAGAGCAGTGCCGAGAAGCCGAGCATCAACAGCGCACCCATCGAAAAGCCCGCGAGGGTGCCGAATTCCAGGAAACTGCCGAGGAATCCACGCCGACGCGACGGTGCGTACTCGGCCATGAAGGTGGCAGCGCCGCCGTACTCGCCGCCGGTGGAGAAGCCCTGGATCATCCGCAACGCGACCATGAGC
Above is a window of Mycolicibacterium boenickei DNA encoding:
- a CDS encoding class I SAM-dependent methyltransferase, yielding MTRTEGDTWDLATSVGATATGVAASRALASKQPDPLITDPYADALVRAVGLEHSIRLADGEVCVEGDLMLDRQRMCEQIAVRTRFFDDFFTAAGAAGIRQAVILASGLDTRAYRLAWPAGTVVFEVDQPAVLEFKTGTLAGLDAEPAAELHCVPIDLREDWPKALRDNGFDPAVPTAWIAEGLLIYLPPEAQDRLFDNITALSAPGSRLATEHMDAASLTDKWSQRVSEWSKKVGSDVDLMDLFYSGERTAARDYLTTLGWDATVQSTRAAYESHGFPYPEELADLAGDSGYLSATLKTPN
- a CDS encoding class I SAM-dependent methyltransferase, with translation MARTDGDSWDLASSVGATATLVAAGRAIASQDSHGLIDDPFAAPLVRAVGIDVFTKMVDGELSLEMLGQLAPDAADRARANIDEMAVRTRFFDDYFIAAGKAGIKQAVILASGLDSRAYRLPWPDGTVVYEIDQPEVIEFKTRTLAGLGAEPTAERRTVPIDLRDDWPAALRAAGFDPAAPTAWCAEGLLIYLPPEAQDRLFDNIAALSAPGSAVATEFVPGLKDFDPEKARAATATFTQMGLNMDMPSLIYHGERHSAADYLNAKGWQMTGVVRSELFVRHGLPVPDRDENDPMGEIVYISGTLS
- a CDS encoding DUF3830 family protein — protein: MSRLITVSLDKRGVSCVARLLDEAAPRTCAAVWDALPLAAQVFHGKYARNEIYTLLPAFGADPGKENTTVTPIPGDLCWFSFDSDDLGNPAYGYENSAGTGTKGAIVDLALFYGRNNLLINGDQGWVPGNVFGEIIDGLDDMAAACQDLWMGGARGETLRFAKGS
- a CDS encoding amidase; its protein translation is MTVPQAVELLEAYRAKTLSPVEATEAALSAIDRHDEAVNAFVLVDSDGALASARESEKRWYKGDPLGPADGIPTSIKDALWTSGWPTLRGSWLIDDAGPWQEDAPSVARLRESGAVLLGKTTTPEYSWKGVTDSPRYGATGNPWNPAMTAGGSSGGSAAAVALGMGPWSVGTDGGGSVRIPAAFTGTVALKPTYGLIPLYPPSPFGTLSHAGPMARTVADVAALLDVITGFDARDWSAMPSPSSSFGSALDGGIAGLRVAYSPDLGFGVNDPEVDAAVRAAVEMLAAAGAHVEEAGPGFADPVHAFHVLWFSGEAKVLEGKLDGPDAGRVDPGLRRTATTGASFTASDYLDATAVRMKLGELMGRFHRTYDVLVTPTLPLTAFPVGQDVPDGSSSPDWTSWTPYTYPFNLTQQPALSVPCGFSSSGLPIGLQIVGPRHADALVLRVGQAYQGVTDWHRRVPAMLAEEVS
- a CDS encoding D-2-hydroxyacid dehydrogenase — encoded protein: MPPHAARPVIAVLCERETDRVPGLDDVDAEFRYCDAAGLGQAVAGAQAVFLWDYFSTALREVWAHADALEWIHIAAAGVDTLLFDELRGSDVVVTNARGVFDRPIAEYVLGAVIAYAKGSQAGYDHQRRHEWRYRETRSIAGARALVVGTGGIGREIARLLRAAGLSVRGAGRVAVDEDPDLGTVVATDDLAEAVGWCDHLVLAAPLTPQTRGLVDEAVLKAMKPDAHLVNIARGPIVDEGALLAALTERRIGGATLDVFSTEPLPAEHPLWDAPGAVITAHMSGDVEGFRDVLAAQFADNARRWLAGEPLVNIVDKKLGYVPGGRP
- a CDS encoding maleate cis-trans isomerase family protein, yielding MTLEDVVPPPPLQQVGIGVVTPHDFALDRELWRWVPNDVSLYVTRLRYAPMQVTVDMAVHVSEPEQVEAGAANVLAVAPLVTAYACTAGSFVKGMAGEAALVAAMRAAGAPAAVTTSGSMLTALRHLGVRTVATVTPYTADLTSGLTSYLMEAGIEVAATAGLGMTSRIWAVPYATTAELVCATDCPDAEAIVISCTNLPTYDLIAPLERELGKPVVTANQVTMWAALAVAGRKAVGAGQRLLET
- a CDS encoding maleate cis-trans isomerase family protein, producing MATVGILYPGHSAEDDFDALQARLPATLSLPVAITSVGEDAHRVDALLDLGRTERLADGVVRLRTARPDSMMWACTSGSFVFGRDGARRQADEVAAASGVPASSTSIAFVDALQHLGIHRVAVAASYPEDVAAHFVAFLADGGVDVVSMGSHGIVTAAEVGRLEQAQVLAMVTAADHPDAEAVLVPDTAMHTMSFIDQLESAVGKPVLTANQVTVWKGLQLIGPVPSLPGLGHLFGARP
- a CDS encoding GntR family transcriptional regulator produces the protein MTDFISPVEQESTPSIVAEKLRQAIAYGALTPGTQLGEAELARKLGVSRGPLREGMQRLTQEGLLIAIRNRGVFVNTMDASEIRDMYLAREAIERTASRQILQGDYASAGDALLAVVDEMAAAKDLDEVSEADMRFHEVLVELAGSPRLSRLHQTFLVETRMCVHALADTYDAPADRVSEHQTLAGAIRSGDVALTDKLMLAHMEDAVERLIARLPVGGRG
- a CDS encoding MFS transporter, yielding MKGFGDKPEIDYREPAENPPDPGVLKRAIAASAIGNATEWFDYGIYAYGVGYISAAIFPGDAQQATLLALATFAVSFLVRPLGGFVWGPLGDRLGRKHVLAITIVLMAGATFCAGLIPSYAAIGMWAPVLMVALRMIQGFSTGGEYGGAATFMAEYAPSRRRGFLGSFLEFGTLAGFSMGALLMLGFSALLSDDQMGQWGWRLPFLVAAPLGLVGVYLRSKLEDTPIFRELESKGEREGGPASELKDLVVEYWGPILRLGGLVVALNVVNYTLLTYMPTYLEQTIGLSSSHSLVVPIIGMLSMMVFLPFAGHISDRVGRKPMWWVSLIGLFVAGIPMFLLMSTNMVGAIIAFAVLGLLYVPQLSTISATFPAMFPTQVRYAGFAIAYNVSTSLFGGTAPAINDWMVAKTGDQLVPAYYMMIACVIGMVALIKVPETARCPISGTEIPGTPEAPPQLDYETEPEPEAVTGTGAGTSAASADR